A window of Anas acuta chromosome 5, bAnaAcu1.1, whole genome shotgun sequence genomic DNA:
gggacacaGGAATATGGGAAAAGGGGGACGGGGACGCAGGGACAAGGGGATATGGGGAGAGGGGACACGGGAATATGGGGACAGTGGGATAtagggacagggggacaggggaacatggggacagggggatgtGGGGCCGGGCCCCGTGCAGCACCGGCAGCTGAATGGGGACGGGGAGCGCGGCTCAGCGCCTCCTGCTGGGACCGAGAGGCAGCTGGCGTTATTTTATTGGATAttcacctttattttatttttattttattttattttattttattttattttattttattttattttattttattttattttattttattttattttatttcatcttatttcatcttatttcatcttatttcatttcattttaaatttaattatttattttataattctttatgtttatttttaatttatttttattatttttatttctaatttatttttatttttatttttattatttttctttttaattttttttaaattatttttttttaatttctttttctttttctttttttttatttttttaatttatttttcttttttgtctttttattccATCATTAATTCCCTTTTAATTCCGGTACTTTCCCCCCTCCAATCCCTTTAACCCCCAcatctccccccacccccaacccctccccatAGGGGGCGTGTCCACGTGGGTGGGCGTGTCCGAGTGGGCGGAGCCACCGGGCGGCCGCACCCAATGGGCGTGCCCCGACCCCAAAAGGGGCGTGGCCACCGGGCGGGGCATGAATGGGGGCGTGAATGGGCGTGGCCATGGAGTGGGCGTGGCCTCGTAAGTGGGCGTGGCTTAGGCGGTGGGCGTGGCCTCGTTGGCGCGCCGGCGGGCTGCGGGCACGAtgcggcggcgcggcggcggcgcggagGCTCCGGGGAGCGGCGACAGCGACGGGGACAGCGGCGGAGGGGCCCGGCTCCGGCCCCAGCCCTCCCGGTGAGTCCCGGACCCGGTCCCGGAGCCGTGCCCTGGGTGGCTTTGGGCTCTCGGGGTGGCACCGTGGTGGCACCGGGGGCGCCCTCGCCCTTCGCAGCCCTCCCGCTGCGCCCCGGTGGCACCGGTGGGGTCCGAGCTGTGCTTGGGGGCCGGTCACCCCCCTGCCCTACAGCCCGAGGGGGGCACGGCCGTGCCGATCCCATTCCCGGGTGCCCTTTGCTCCGCTTCCCCGCAGCGCCGGGGGCTCCCCGAGCTCTTTCCCAACTCCCCCGCTGGGCTCCCGGGGATTGCGCAGCTTCCCGTGGCTCCGGGATGCCTCCGGGATGCCTCCGGGAACGGGTCTGGGCTGCGTGGGCTCCGGGCGTTGCCCCTGCTCGGTGACTCCCGGTTGCCGGTTTTGCTTGCCGGgcacctgccctgcccttcctgccCACTCGTGGCCCCGTGGGAGGCAGCGCCAAGGTGCTCGGCCCCAGCCCCGAAAGCCAAAAGTTGTGGGGTGGGTGGGCTCAGCCCTAAATGAGCCCCAAGGGTGGTGCCCCAAACCCTTTGGGGTGCTCACGGGGTTGTGTCccctggcaggggctggctgggctggTGCCCCCGGCTGCGCAccctcctgctggagctgctccttgTCTACGTCTCCGTGCCCTTCCTCATCCGCCTCTTCCCCGTCATCCTCACCAAATTCATCTTCCTCAACTTCCGTGAGTGCCCCGGCGGGGAGAGCTCCACCTGGGCGAGCTTTTGGGGTGCCGCTTTTGGGGTAGGAGGGCCGGTTTTGGTTGGGGGAGTCCACTCTGATGGCATGGggccagcccccagctgcagaaGCGGCTCTCCCCGTGGCACGCCGCGTTTTGCAAGCGTTTTGTAAGGCGCTGACACCAGCCCTATTTGCTGCCCGGGGTTGCGACACGCGTGGGCACGCGAAAACACCCGTGGGATGAAGCCTCGAGGTGGCCGAGGGCCGTCCTCcggcggtggcggtggcacAACGCTGGGCTTTGGGGTGAATTATTGAATGAAACAGCACCGTGCGGTGTGGGAGGTGCACGAAATCAGCTGGGTTATGGGGttcccggctgctgtgtgccGTGacacccccctgtcccccccagtGGCCTTCCCCTTCTTCACGGACCTGCGGCAGCCGGCGCTGCTGCTGAACAACACGGTCAGCCTGCGCCTCGCCACCGAGCCCGGCGTCTCCGTCGGCATCtggtgagcagggctgggcctcctcctcctcctcttcctcctcctcctcttcctcctcctcttcttccatgTCCTCCCCCGGTGGAGGACCACGGCCCCCGTCCGTCCCCGCAGGCACACGGTGccgggcagcagaggggccgaggcgcagggccaggagcagagctggtaCGAGGAGGCGCTGGGCGACGCTCACCCCATTATCATCTACCTGCACGGCAACGGGGGCACCAGGCGAGTACCCGAAGGCTGTGGTGACACCCCGGGGGGGTGGCAGCTGCCCTCCCTTCCCATGGGTGGTGCACAGGTTTGGGGACCTGTGTTTGGGCGTTGAACCCGATGAGACCTCGCACGCGTCCTAGTGATGCTGTCCCAGGGGATGGGATCTGGGTGCTTTGGGGACCTCTTTGCTCCCAGGGTATGGGATCTGGGTGCTCTGGGGTCCCCTTTAGCTCCCAGGATATGGGATCTGGGTGCTCTGTGGTCCCCTTTGCTCCCAGGATATGGGATCTGGGTGCTTTGGGGTCCCCTCTAGCTCCCAGGGGACAGGATCTGGGTGCTTTGGGGTCCCCTTTAGCTCCCAGGGGATGGGATCTGGGTACTCCAAGGTCCCCTTTAGCACCCAGGGGACAGGATCTGGGTGCTCCAGGGTCCTCTTTAGCACCCAGATCCCATCCCCTGGAAGTTCTGGGGTCCCCTTTAGCTCTCGGGGTACAGGATCTGGGTGCTCTGATGTCCCCTTTGCTCCCAGATTATGGGATCTGGGTGCTTCAGTATCCCTTTTAGCACCCAGATCCTGTCCCCTGGGAGCTCAAGGGTCCCCTTTAGCACCCAGATCCTGTCCCCTGGGAGTTCTGGGGTCCCCTTTAGCTCTCGGGGTACAGGATCTGGGTGCTCTGGGGTCCCCTTTAGCATGCAGCTGTCCCTTGCGTGACCCAGCCCTGGTGGTGACGGTGTCCCCGAACCGGCTGTGCCCTGGCCGAGCGGGGGAAGCCCCCTACCCCCTGCACACCCCGATTTTTATCCTCGCGTTCCCCATCAGGGCTGCGAGCCACCGGGTCCAGTTCATGAAGGTAAGTGGGGACCGGGACGTGCCGGGCACTCGGCTCGTGCTGGCTTTGGGGACACGAGGTGGGGCCATAACTTTGTGCCACCCCTCCGCCAGCTGATGGGGGCTGCCGACTTCCACATCGTGGCTCTGGACTACCGAGGTAcggccaccccctgcccctcaTTGAGCCACGCCCTGGGGACCTGGGGACTGTCCCCTCGGGGCCGTGACCCCCCCAGACGTGTCCCCTACAGGTTATGGGGACTCCAGCGGGTACCCCACGGAGAGCGGCTTCACCACCGACGTCCTGGCGCTCTACGACTGGGTCAAGGCGCGGAGTGGGAACAGCAGCATCATCTTCTGGGGACACTCCTTGGGGACCGGGTAGGTGTGGGGCCAGGTGAGGGGCGTGCCGTGGGTGCCCCCCCCTTCACCCtcacctctttttcttttaggatCGCGACGAACGCGGCCagaaagctgcaggaggagcgAGGTaacctccagggctggggtgGCTGCGTGCCGCTCACCAAATTTTAGGGGTCCCCATGGCTCTGCTTGAGCATCGGGTGGGGACAAGCCGCTGTCCCCATCCTCCttgaccccaaacccccccagcaATGCTGACTCCCACCCCGTGCTGCTCTCAGGGGTCCAGGTTGATGCCATCGTGCTGGAGTCACCCTACAACAGCATCCGCGAGGCGGCCGCCCACGTCCCCATCACCACGGTGAGCCCGGTGGCCCTGCGTGGTGgctgtcccctctgtcccctcaCCCCATCAGCGGCTCAGCCAGCGTCCCGCTCTCTCCCGGGCAGATTTACCGGCAGTTCCCGGGTTTCGAGTACCTCATCTTGGACTCCATAGCTCTGGCCAACATGTTCTTCCGCAACGATGAGAAGTGAGTGCCCGGCGGGACGGGGCGAGGGGGCTGGGGCGGGCATCTCGCGCCACCGCTGCAGCGTGCGCTGTGTTTGCTCAGCTTACTCATGCCTCAGAAGTGCCTTTTATTGGGTGCAAGGTCAGAAATCCACATTTCTATCGGGCTACGTCACCATTTGATGGCCTTTTATTTTCGCTCCGTCAAGCGCGGTGCGCTCGCATCCCACCCCACGCGCTGTGGGGTCCTCCTGCCTTGGTGTTTGTGGGCACCTCTGCAAAAAGCTGCCTGGTTTGGGGGTGATTTTGCAATCACAGCACCCCCAAATGGTGTTTAAGGTTATTAAGGTCTTGGGGGAGCAGCTTGTGCATCGtcctgcagtgctgccctgGACACCAAAGGGCTGGATTTGGGGTGAGGGTCATCGGGGGTGCTCAGTGGGGTGAGGGGGGCTCTGGACTGACCCCAGCACCGTGCCTGCCCCCCCGCAGCGTGAAGGTGCTGGCCTGCCCGCTCCTCATCCTGCACGCAGAGGACGACGCCGTGCTGCCCGTGCAGCTGGGACGCAAGGTGGGCACCGGGGATGCTGCGGGTGATCCAGGGAGAGGGTTTGGGACCCCGCTGGGGGTCACCGATCCGTGCACGCCCCTAaccctgctcccacccagctCTTCGAGACGGCACGCGGCGCCTACAAGGACAAGAGCAAGGTGAAGTTCATCACCTTTCCCAAAGAGCTGGGCCTGGGCCACGACTACATCTCCTCCAACCCCGAGCTGCCCGCCCTGGTCAAGTGAGTGCTGCCCCGTGGCAATGTGGGGGCGCAGGATGAGCCTCGCCTCTTCCTCCTGGGGTGCAGGTCCCTTCCCTTTGTTCCTTCTCGTCCCCATGGGGTTTGGTGGCATTTTTCGAGCCCCGATGGCTCCTCGTGGCACAGGGAGGTGGCACAGGGACGGCACGGGGACGCAGCTTGGCTCAAaacacagcccagccccacgccCAGGGACACGAAATGATGCtctggagcagcacaggagggtcgGTGGCACAGCGTGAGGTTTATTGCGTCTCGTTGCAGGGACTTCTTGAACATGAAGTGAcgccagcccctgcctgcagccccccctgaGCACTCCCCCCACGCCCCGCGCCAGGAAACCGGCACAGCACTGACCGTACTTCTGTACGTAATAAACTACTGAGAAACTTCCTAATGCTGCCTCGAGGATGCTGCAGGATGCTCGGGGGATGGAGATATCGCTGCTGGGGATGGGACAGCGCCGTGACACTGCTGCTACAGGGACAGGACGGAGCAAGCAGGAGCGGGGGCGCTGCGTGGGGCAGGGTGCGGGTGGCTGCAGGGCACGGTGAGGGTGCAGGGGGTGCGTTGCCAACACTCcttgcctcctcccctccctggaGCTGACATCTTACAACCACCAAGAgctgcaccccaaaacccaaaccctgTTTTGGCATCGCGAGGACCCAGCTGCGCTCCCCACCCCGTGCCACGTGCAGCCCTCGTGCGCCCGCTTTCGGCTTTAGCTTTGCTGCAAGCAAGCCCAGCCCCTCGGCTCAGGTTCCAGTAAACACCCCTCGGGCTCTGCTCggcacttttatttttagtaccTACCGCAAGCAACAGGGCagaacagttttgcttttccctataaaactcccccagcagcagcagcaccccactCCGGGTGCCCCCGCTACGCCCGCGCCTCCGTCCCGTTGGGGGTCCCGTCCTCGGCCACCTCCCTGGGCTCGTTGGGCGGGGGGATTTTCAGGTCGGAGGGCTCCACGTGCCAGATGTCCCGGGCGTACTCCTTGATGGTGCGGTCGCTGGAGAACTTGCCCGCCGCCGCGATGTTCCTGATCACCATTTTGGTCCACGCCTTGGAGTTCTGGCAAGAGGCACGGGGATGGGAGGTGGCACCCGCGGGGACCTGGCCTCCGAGCCCGTCCCCACCACCCCACCGTGCCAGATCCCTTCCCCGGGATGGGGAGACAGGTTCCTGGGCTGGTTCCCCGGCTGGCACTCACCAGGTAGAGCTCGCTGACTTTCTCCTGGCACTTGACATAAGCCTCGTAATCCGCAAAGACTTTGAACCTGCAGCAgcaagggaagggggaaataGGGAGAAGAGGAACGCGCGGGTGGGAGCGAGTCTTGGTGGGCAGCTCGGGCTGCCAGGGCCACATGAGGTCATCACCCAAACACAGCCTAGCCCTAAAGTAACCAAAATTTAAGGCAGCACACATCTAGTGCCACCCATAGGGAGGCTTTTGGACCAGGGGAACATGAATTGCCCAACGCCAGGGTCAGGAACGGGGGTGTTATCGGGTgggtggctggggcaggggctgctccccacGGGTACGCGGTGTTTGGGGGGGGACCCAGCCTCGGGGATGGGTCGTGGCCTCACCGGTCGTGGTGGAAGAGCATGTTGACCACATCTTTGAAGAGGTCGGGCTCGTTGGAGGAGAAGAAGCCACTTTTGATCTGGTCAACAGCTTGCTTCAGCTCGGGGAGCCGGTCGTAGTACTGCTGGGCATCGTACCTGGCGGGGCAGGCTTGGGGTGAGCCCGGGGTGCTTCGGGTTCCCCGCAGTGACCCCACCAACACCTCCCAGTCCTCACCCTTCCCTGTCCAGCTCCGCGACGTCCTCCACCCTCATGCCGAAGATGAAGAGGTTCTCCTCGCCCGCCTCCTCGGCCATTTCCACGTTGGCCCCGTCCATGGTGCCGATGGTCAGGGCTCCGTTCAGCATGAACTTCATGTTCCCCGTGCCCGACGCCTCGGTGCCCGccgtggagatctgctccgaCAGGTCGGTCGCGGGGATCACTGCCAAGGAGAAGACGCACCGAGCCACTTGAGGTGACACCAAACCTGCTCTCAGGACTTTGTCTCAGTCCTGCTGAAGGATTTTAGAGCTTCTGCCCCGTGGGGACGGAGCCACGGGCTGGAGAGCCGCTGTGCCCTCCCCGCCTGGCACACCTTTCTCCGCCAGGGAGACCCGGTAGTTCTCCAGGAAGATGACTTTCAGCTTGCTGCCCACAACGGGGTCGTTGTTCACCACCTGAGCCACGGCGTTAATGAGCTTGATGATCATTTTGGCCATGTGGTAGCCCGGGGCAGCCTAGGAGAAGGGCTATGGGTGAGCCCGGCGCATGGGGCAGGCGaggagcacccagcacccacgTGCCCAAGTCAGCGGGGACCCACTGAGGACAACGCCTGCACCCAGACCCCGTAGGGCATTTCCAAGGGCTTCCCCCAAACCCAAATTACCTTGCCTCCGATGATCACCGTCCGAGGAACAAACAGCTTCGTAGGATCCCTCTTGATGCCTGGAGGAGAGGGCAGGACGGGGGTCACCTCcgtgccagctgctgccccggGGGCCAGGGATGCTCGTGCACCCCCGGGCGTGCTGTGGGTCCCCGTGGGGCCCACGGTGGCTTACGGTTGTACATGGTGATGATGTGCAGGCAGTTCATCAGCTGCCGCTTGTACTCGTGGATCCTCTTCACGTGCACGTCGAACATGGACGAGGGGTTGATCTTCACCTTGTACTCCTTCTCCAGGTACAGCGCGAACTTCACCTTGTTCTCCTGGCCGAGGAGGCGGGGAGGGCGTCAGCCCCTGTCCCCCAGCATTTCACACCCCGTGTGCGTGTGCCCCCCTCACCTGCTTCACTTTGGCGACCTCGCGGATGAAGAGGTCGTCGTCCACAAAGTCGTGCAGCTTCGCCAGCTGGCTCAGGTCCCGCACGTAATCCTCCCCGATTTTCtacaggaggagaagaggagaaggacTCGGGCGAGATGCCGACGGAGGGCGAGCACCCCAAAGggctggatttggggctgggagccccTCTGGGTGATACCTCCGCGATGAGCTCCGCCAGCCCCGGGTtgcagagcaggagccagcGCCGCGGGGTGATGCCGTTGGTTTTATTCTGGAATTTCTCGGGCTCCAGCTCCGCAAAATCCTTGAAGCTGCGAGGACGAGGGGAGAGCGGCGTCACCGCAGCGTCTGGGAGCTGAGGGGAATCCCCCAgtgcctccccttccccccttgCCCTTACACTTGGGTCCTGACTATCTCGGAGTGGATCTTGGCCACGCCGTTGACGGCGTGGGAGCCGACGATGCAGAGGTGAGCCATGTTGATCCTCTTGGTGCCCCCCTCCTCGATCAGCGACATGCGCCGCAGCCGGTCCACGTCGGCGGGGAAGAGGGAGGCGATGTGCTGCgggggagaggcaggggaggGGGTGACGATGAGCCACCCCCTTGggtgccctgctgcctcccgTGGGTGTCTCCGGACACCCAGACCCCTCTGGCCCcgcagagaggggctggggggcacccgtggggctgctccagctcagctgcagcacgGGGGGCCAAGCCACCAGCTCATCCTTCCCCAGGATGAATTTAGGGTTTAAAGGACGAAGAAGAAGAACTCACGTCCAGGTGCCTCTGGTTGATCTCGTAGATGATCTGCAGGTGTCTGGGGAGCAGCTTCTCCACCAGGTCCACCGGCCACCTCTCCAGGGCCTCGGGGAGCACCGTGTGGTTGGTGTAGGCGAACGTCCTCTTGGTGATGTCCCAGGCCTGCGGGCAGCAGTGCAAAGCCCTGAGTGCCCACCCGGGTGGGCAGCGGGGCCAGGATCGTCCCTCTCCAACAAGAGGAGGTGGAGACGGGGAAGATGTGAAGGTGGGAAGGAAGAGTTCAATGcaatgggggaagaaaaagccatGCAGCTGCTCCCCACCTTGTTCCAGGGCAGCTTCTCGATGTCCACGAAAATCCTCATCAGCTCGGGGATGGCCATGGCGGGGTGCGTGTCGTTCAGCTGGATGGCGACCTGCAAGGAGACAGAGGGTGGCACTTGGGGACACCCCGTGGAGCCCACAAAACCTGCCCGGAGCCGGGCACGGAGCAAGGAGGTGGCAAATGGAGCAACCCCGGCCCGTACCTGGTCGGGGAAGGAGTCAAACACGGTGCGGACGCTGTCTGTGCTGCCGAATTTGGAGGCTTTGAAGCGGCGGAGGATGTCCTGCAGGGTGGCGGCCACCACGAAGTACTCCTGCTTCAGCCGCAGCTCCTTGCCCTCGAAGAACTGCCGGGGAGAGGagcggggtgctgctggggccggTGGGATCACATCGGGACCCCTCTGCAGCACAACAAACCCTCTCCACCCATCCTAAAAACACCCCCAAATCCCAACTTACGTTGTCATTGGGGTAGAGGACGCGGGAGATGTTCTCAGCCAGGTTTCTGTCCAGCACCGCCTGGATGTAGTCCCCGACGTTGACTGCGGGGCAACAAAGGGATGGGGTAGGGGTGACCCCACTGCTCCCTGACCCCctcggccccccccggcccccactTACAGTCCCGCAGGTTGAAGTCGTTGGGGGCCCGGGCTGACCACAGCCGCATGGTGTTGACGGTGTTGTTCATGTAGCCGGGCACCGGCGTGTCGTAGGGCAGCGCCAGCACCACCTAAGGCATTGGCAGGGCTGCACAGTCCCCGTGTCCTAATGGAGCCCCCCCAATCCCAAATGGGGTCGCCCCCAGCCGGGGCTGCGTGCACGGTGCCACCCCAGCTGCCCTCAgttccccaaaatcccccc
This region includes:
- the ABHD12B gene encoding protein ABHD12B isoform X1; the protein is MRRRGGGAEAPGSGDSDGDSGGGARLRPQPSRGWLGWCPRLRTLLLELLLVYVSVPFLIRLFPVILTKFIFLNFLAFPFFTDLRQPALLLNNTVSLRLATEPGVSVGIWHTVPGSRGAEAQGQEQSWYEEALGDAHPIIIYLHGNGGTRAASHRVQFMKLMGAADFHIVALDYRGYGDSSGYPTESGFTTDVLALYDWVKARSGNSSIIFWGHSLGTGIATNAARKLQEERGVQVDAIVLESPYNSIREAAAHVPITTIYRQFPGFEYLILDSIALANMFFRNDENVKVLACPLLILHAEDDAVLPVQLGRKLFETARGAYKDKSKVKFITFPKELGLGHDYISSNPELPALVKDFLNMK
- the ABHD12B gene encoding protein ABHD12B isoform X2, whose translation is MRRRGGGAEAPGSGDSDGDSGGGARLRPQPSRHTVPGSRGAEAQGQEQSWYEEALGDAHPIIIYLHGNGGTRAASHRVQFMKLMGAADFHIVALDYRGYGDSSGYPTESGFTTDVLALYDWVKARSGNSSIIFWGHSLGTGIATNAARKLQEERGVQVDAIVLESPYNSIREAAAHVPITTIYRQFPGFEYLILDSIALANMFFRNDENVKVLACPLLILHAEDDAVLPVQLGRKLFETARGAYKDKSKVKFITFPKELGLGHDYISSNPELPALVKDFLNMK
- the PYGL gene encoding glycogen phosphorylase, liver form; translated protein: MSRPLSDQERRKQISIRGIVGAENVAELKRGFNRHLHFTLVKDRNVATPRDYFFALAHTVRDHLVGRWIRTQQHYYERDPKRIYYLSLEFYMGRTLQNTMINLGLQNACDEAVYQLGLDIEELEEIEEDAGLGNGGLGRLAACFLDSMATLGLAAYGYGIRYEYGIFNQKIRDGWQVEEADDWLRHGNPWEKARPEYMLPVHFYGRVEHSGTGAKWVDTQVVLALPYDTPVPGYMNNTVNTMRLWSARAPNDFNLRDFNVGDYIQAVLDRNLAENISRVLYPNDNFFEGKELRLKQEYFVVAATLQDILRRFKASKFGSTDSVRTVFDSFPDQVAIQLNDTHPAMAIPELMRIFVDIEKLPWNKAWDITKRTFAYTNHTVLPEALERWPVDLVEKLLPRHLQIIYEINQRHLDHIASLFPADVDRLRRMSLIEEGGTKRINMAHLCIVGSHAVNGVAKIHSEIVRTQVFKDFAELEPEKFQNKTNGITPRRWLLLCNPGLAELIAEKIGEDYVRDLSQLAKLHDFVDDDLFIREVAKVKQENKVKFALYLEKEYKVKINPSSMFDVHVKRIHEYKRQLMNCLHIITMYNRIKRDPTKLFVPRTVIIGGKAAPGYHMAKMIIKLINAVAQVVNNDPVVGSKLKVIFLENYRVSLAEKVIPATDLSEQISTAGTEASGTGNMKFMLNGALTIGTMDGANVEMAEEAGEENLFIFGMRVEDVAELDREGYDAQQYYDRLPELKQAVDQIKSGFFSSNEPDLFKDVVNMLFHHDRFKVFADYEAYVKCQEKVSELYLNSKAWTKMVIRNIAAAGKFSSDRTIKEYARDIWHVEPSDLKIPPPNEPREVAEDGTPNGTEARA